From a single Mangifera indica cultivar Alphonso chromosome 19, CATAS_Mindica_2.1, whole genome shotgun sequence genomic region:
- the LOC123202786 gene encoding uncharacterized protein At5g64816-like → MVDPWWSLLGAAIPAVIIGQAMRMKKRRAEEQRLNRARGREKSSDDIFVCERVCTSKRLLKKVGALSKDPTIDTCVTVCGISELDACADACARTVCVNQHQVPNWNDICLKKCQSECLRLSNSSVIS, encoded by the coding sequence ATGGTGGATCCATGGTGGTCTCTGTTGGGTGCAGCAATACCAGCTGTAATTATTGGGCAGGCTATGAGGATGAAGAAAAGGAGAGCTGAAGAGCAGAGGCTGAACAGGGCAAGAGGGCGAGAGAAGAGCTctgatgatatttttgtttgtgaGAGAGTGTGCACTTCAAAGAGGCTGCTAAAGAAGGTTGGTGCACTGTCAAAAGACCCAACAATTGATACTTGTGTAACTGTTTGTGGTATTTCTGAGCTTGATGCTTGTGCTGATGCGTGTGCAAGAACTGTATGTGTTAATCAACACCAAGTCCCCAATTGGAATGACATCTGTCTTAAGAAGTGCCAAAGTGAGTGCCTTAGGTTATCAAATTCCTCTGTTATTTCATAA
- the LOC123203331 gene encoding uncharacterized protein At5g64816-like, which translates to MVDPWWSLLGAAIPAVIIGQAMRMKKRRAEEQRQNRARGREKSSDDIFVCERVCTSKRMLKKVGALSKDPTTDTCVTVCGISELDACADACARTVCVNQHQVPNWNDICLKKCQSECLRLSNSSVIS; encoded by the coding sequence ATGGTGGATCCATGGTGGTCTCTGTTGGGTGCAGCAATACCAGCTGTAATTATTGGGCAGGCTATGAGGATGAAGAAAAGGAGAGCTGAAGAGCAGAGGCAGAACAGGGCAAGAGGGCGAGAGAAGAGCTctgatgatatttttgtttgtgaGAGAGTGTGCACTTCAAAGAGAATGCTAAAGAAGGTTGGTGCACTGTCAAAAGACCCAACAACTGATACTTGTGTAACTGTTTGTGGTATTTCTGAGCTTGATGCTTGTGCTGATGCGTGTGCAAGAACTGTATGTGTTAATCAACACCAAGTCCCCAATTGGAATGACATCTGTCTTAAGAAGTGCCAAAGTGAGTGCCTTCGTTTATCAAATTCCTCTGTTATTTCATAA
- the LOC123203329 gene encoding dnaJ homolog subfamily C member 14 — MEQNSNRAEAERLLGVAEKLLTQGDFNGSKEFAILAQETEPLLDGSDQIIAVADVLIAADKRINNHHDWYSILQIDRRSDDQDLIKKQFRRFAFLLHPDKNKYPFADRAFRLVADAWAVLSDARKKSPYDHELSLFTNIDLTNSDSTQPGKLPVRRGRPPNSTKKNNPRDDNYNHNRHEEQRSKLSTFWTTCPYCYILYEYPKVYENCCLRCQNCRRGFHAILIPKLPPLVPGKEAYYCCWGFFPMGYSAGNHGNGVATPPSTSGFPNWMPPLFPGGGSGGVEVGPKEGGVGAEAQGRNGDINNQEAVPRKRGRPKKNPF, encoded by the coding sequence ATGGAGCAAAACTCCAACAGAGCTGAAGCGGAGCGGCTGTTGGGAGTGGCGGAAAAGCTCTTAACCCAAGGCGATTTCAACGGCTCAAAAGAGTTCGCTATCCTCGCCCAAGAAACTGAGCCGCTGTTGGACGGCTCTGATCAGATTATAGCCGTAGCTGACGTCCTCATCGCTGCAGATAAACGCATAAACAACCACCACGATTGGTACTCCATCTTGCAAATCGACCGTCGATCCGACGATCAGGATCTCATCAAGAAACAGTTCCGTAGATTCGCGTTCCTCCTTCACCCTGACAAAAACAAGTACCCTTTTGCAGATCGAGCTTTCAGGCTCGTCGCCGATGCCTGGGCTGTTTTATCTGACGCGCGGAAGAAATCGCCGTACGATCACGAGTTAAGTCTTTTTACGAATATCGATTTGACGAATTCTGATTCCACGCAACCAGGCAAATTGCCCGTGAGAAGAGGCCGGCCGCCGAATAgtacaaagaaaaataatccaAGAGACgataattataatcataatcGGCATGAGGAGCAGCGATCAAAATTATCAACTTTCTGGACAACGTGTCCGTACTGTTATATATTATACGAGTATCCTAAGGTTTATGAGAATTGTTGTTTAAGGTGTCAGAATTGTCGAAGAGGGTTTCATGCTATCTTAATTCCGAAATTGCCGCCGTTGGTTCCGGGGAAGGAGGCTTATTATTGTTGCTGGGGGTTCTTTCCGATGGGGTATTCGGCTGGGAATCATGGAAATGGCGTGGCGACGCCTCCATCTACTTCAGGGTTTCCTAATTGGATGCCTCCGTTGTTTCCTGGTGGTGGCAGTGGTGGTGTGGAAGTGGGGCCCAAGGAGGGTGGTGTTGGTGCTGAGGCTCAAGGTAGGAATGGCGACATTAATAATCAAGAGGCGGTGCCTAGGAAGAGAGGAAGGCCAAAGAAGAATCCATTTTAG